In the genome of Delphinus delphis chromosome 15, mDelDel1.2, whole genome shotgun sequence, one region contains:
- the ADAP1 gene encoding arf-GAP with dual PH domain-containing protein 1 isoform X2, with amino-acid sequence MAKERRKAVLELLQRPANARCADCGAPDPDWASYTLGVFICLSCSGIHRNIPQVSKVKSVRLDTWDDAQVEFMTSRGNHVARAAFESKVPPFYYRPSASDCQLLREQWIRAKYERQEFTYPERQEPYSAGYREGFLWKRGRDNGQFLSRKFVLTEREGALKYFNRSDAKEPKAIMKIEHLNATFQPAKIGHPHGLQVTYLKDNSTRNIFVYHEDGKEMVDWFNALRAARFHYLQVAFPGASDADLVPKLSRNYLQEGYMEKTGPKTEGFRKRWFTMDDRRLMYFKDPLDAFARGEVFIGSRESGYTVLDGLPPSTQGHHWPHGITIVTPERRFLLACETESEQRAWMEAFRKVVDRPMLPQEYAVEAHFKHKP; translated from the exons ATCCTGACTGGGCCTCATACACCCTAGGGGTGTTCATCTGTCTGAGCTGCTCTGGAATTCACCGGAACATCCCTCAGGTCAGCAAGGTGAAGTCCGTCCGCCTGGACACCTGGGACGATGCCCAAGTGGAG TTCATGACCTCCCGCGGAAACCATGTCGCCAGAGCCGCATTTGAGTCCAAAGTGCCCCCCTTCTACTACCGGCCCTCGGCCTCCGACTGCCA ACTCCTGCGGGAACAGTGGATCCGGGCCAAGTACGAACGGCAGGAGTTCACCTACCCCGAGCGGCAGGAACCCTACTCCGCAG GGTACCGAGAAGGCTTTCTCTGGAAGCGCGGCCGGGACAACGGGCAGTTCTTAAGCCGGAAGTTTGTGCTGACGGAACGCGAGGGGGCCCTCAAGTATTTCAACAGAAGTGAC GCCAAGGAGCCCAAGGCCATCATGAAGATCGAGCATCTGAACGCCACCTTCCAGCCGGCCAAGATCGGTCACCCGCATGGCCTGCAGGTCACCTACCTGAAAGACAACAGTACTCGAAACATCTTCGTCTACCACGAGGACGGCAAG GAGATGGTGGACTGGTTCAACGCGCTCCGTGCTGCCCGCTTCCACTACCTGCAGGTGGCCTTCCCAGGGGCCAGCGACGCAGAC CTGGTGCCGAAGCTGTCCAGGAACTACCTTCAGGAAGGCTACATGGAGAAGACGGGGCCCAAG ACGGAAGGCTTCCGCAAGCGCTGGTTCACCATGGACGACCGGAGGCTCATGTACTTCAAGGACCCCCTG GACGCCTTCGCCCGTGGGGAGGTCTTCATCGGCAGCAGGGAGAGCGGCTACACAGTGCTGGACGGGCTCCCGCCATCCACCCAGGGCCACCACTGGCCGCACGGCATCACCATCGTCACGCCAGAGCGCCGGTTCCTACTAGCCTGCGAAACGGAGTCGGAGCAGCGGGCGTGGATGGAGGCCTTCCGGAAGGTGGTGGACAGGCCCATGCTGCCCCAGGAGTACGCAG TGGAAGCCCACTTCAAGCACAAACCCTAG
- the ADAP1 gene encoding arf-GAP with dual PH domain-containing protein 1 isoform X1 yields the protein MAKERRKAVLELLQRPANARCADCGAPDPDWASYTLGVFICLSCSGIHRNIPQVSKVKSVRLDTWDDAQVEFMTSRGNHVARAAFESKVPPFYYRPSASDCQLLREQWIRAKYERQEFTYPERQEPYSAGYREGFLWKRGRDNGQFLSRKFVLTEREGALKYFNRSDAKEPKAIMKIEHLNATFQPAKIGHPHGLQVTYLKDNSTRNIFVYHEDGKEMVDWFNALRAARFHYLQVAFPGASDADLVPKLSRNYLQEGYMEKTGPKQTEGFRKRWFTMDDRRLMYFKDPLDAFARGEVFIGSRESGYTVLDGLPPSTQGHHWPHGITIVTPERRFLLACETESEQRAWMEAFRKVVDRPMLPQEYAVEAHFKHKP from the exons ATCCTGACTGGGCCTCATACACCCTAGGGGTGTTCATCTGTCTGAGCTGCTCTGGAATTCACCGGAACATCCCTCAGGTCAGCAAGGTGAAGTCCGTCCGCCTGGACACCTGGGACGATGCCCAAGTGGAG TTCATGACCTCCCGCGGAAACCATGTCGCCAGAGCCGCATTTGAGTCCAAAGTGCCCCCCTTCTACTACCGGCCCTCGGCCTCCGACTGCCA ACTCCTGCGGGAACAGTGGATCCGGGCCAAGTACGAACGGCAGGAGTTCACCTACCCCGAGCGGCAGGAACCCTACTCCGCAG GGTACCGAGAAGGCTTTCTCTGGAAGCGCGGCCGGGACAACGGGCAGTTCTTAAGCCGGAAGTTTGTGCTGACGGAACGCGAGGGGGCCCTCAAGTATTTCAACAGAAGTGAC GCCAAGGAGCCCAAGGCCATCATGAAGATCGAGCATCTGAACGCCACCTTCCAGCCGGCCAAGATCGGTCACCCGCATGGCCTGCAGGTCACCTACCTGAAAGACAACAGTACTCGAAACATCTTCGTCTACCACGAGGACGGCAAG GAGATGGTGGACTGGTTCAACGCGCTCCGTGCTGCCCGCTTCCACTACCTGCAGGTGGCCTTCCCAGGGGCCAGCGACGCAGAC CTGGTGCCGAAGCTGTCCAGGAACTACCTTCAGGAAGGCTACATGGAGAAGACGGGGCCCAAG CAGACGGAAGGCTTCCGCAAGCGCTGGTTCACCATGGACGACCGGAGGCTCATGTACTTCAAGGACCCCCTG GACGCCTTCGCCCGTGGGGAGGTCTTCATCGGCAGCAGGGAGAGCGGCTACACAGTGCTGGACGGGCTCCCGCCATCCACCCAGGGCCACCACTGGCCGCACGGCATCACCATCGTCACGCCAGAGCGCCGGTTCCTACTAGCCTGCGAAACGGAGTCGGAGCAGCGGGCGTGGATGGAGGCCTTCCGGAAGGTGGTGGACAGGCCCATGCTGCCCCAGGAGTACGCAG TGGAAGCCCACTTCAAGCACAAACCCTAG
- the ADAP1 gene encoding arf-GAP with dual PH domain-containing protein 1 isoform X3, which translates to MTSRGNHVARAAFESKVPPFYYRPSASDCQLLREQWIRAKYERQEFTYPERQEPYSAGYREGFLWKRGRDNGQFLSRKFVLTEREGALKYFNRSDAKEPKAIMKIEHLNATFQPAKIGHPHGLQVTYLKDNSTRNIFVYHEDGKEMVDWFNALRAARFHYLQVAFPGASDADLVPKLSRNYLQEGYMEKTGPKQTEGFRKRWFTMDDRRLMYFKDPLDAFARGEVFIGSRESGYTVLDGLPPSTQGHHWPHGITIVTPERRFLLACETESEQRAWMEAFRKVVDRPMLPQEYAVEAHFKHKP; encoded by the exons ATGACCTCCCGCGGAAACCATGTCGCCAGAGCCGCATTTGAGTCCAAAGTGCCCCCCTTCTACTACCGGCCCTCGGCCTCCGACTGCCA ACTCCTGCGGGAACAGTGGATCCGGGCCAAGTACGAACGGCAGGAGTTCACCTACCCCGAGCGGCAGGAACCCTACTCCGCAG GGTACCGAGAAGGCTTTCTCTGGAAGCGCGGCCGGGACAACGGGCAGTTCTTAAGCCGGAAGTTTGTGCTGACGGAACGCGAGGGGGCCCTCAAGTATTTCAACAGAAGTGAC GCCAAGGAGCCCAAGGCCATCATGAAGATCGAGCATCTGAACGCCACCTTCCAGCCGGCCAAGATCGGTCACCCGCATGGCCTGCAGGTCACCTACCTGAAAGACAACAGTACTCGAAACATCTTCGTCTACCACGAGGACGGCAAG GAGATGGTGGACTGGTTCAACGCGCTCCGTGCTGCCCGCTTCCACTACCTGCAGGTGGCCTTCCCAGGGGCCAGCGACGCAGAC CTGGTGCCGAAGCTGTCCAGGAACTACCTTCAGGAAGGCTACATGGAGAAGACGGGGCCCAAG CAGACGGAAGGCTTCCGCAAGCGCTGGTTCACCATGGACGACCGGAGGCTCATGTACTTCAAGGACCCCCTG GACGCCTTCGCCCGTGGGGAGGTCTTCATCGGCAGCAGGGAGAGCGGCTACACAGTGCTGGACGGGCTCCCGCCATCCACCCAGGGCCACCACTGGCCGCACGGCATCACCATCGTCACGCCAGAGCGCCGGTTCCTACTAGCCTGCGAAACGGAGTCGGAGCAGCGGGCGTGGATGGAGGCCTTCCGGAAGGTGGTGGACAGGCCCATGCTGCCCCAGGAGTACGCAG TGGAAGCCCACTTCAAGCACAAACCCTAG